CCGGCAGCCGGTCCACCGGGCGGGCGCCGTTCCCCCGGTGGACCAGGAACTCCCCGGGCGCGAAGCCGGTCATCCGGCGGAAGTCCCGGTGCAGGTGCGCCTGGTCGTAGAACCCGCACGCCGACGCGATGACGGAGGCCGCGGCCCCACCGGCCAGCATCCGCAGGGCCCGCTGGAGACGCAGGACCCGGGCGGCGGTCTTGGGGGAGAGGCCGATCTGCTCCCTGAACCGCTGTTCGAGGTGGCGCGGGCTCCAGCCGGTGCCCCGCGCGAGGGCGGCCAGGGGAACCGTGCCACCGCTCTCCACCAGGCGGTCCCATGCCCACGCGGTCTGCGGGGCGGCCGCCGGGCCCGCGGCCGCGCGCTCCAGCAACAGGGCGTCGAGCAGCGCGAACCGCCCGGGCCAGCCCGGCTCCCGGGCGAGGCGTGCTTCCAGTACGTGCGCCGACGGACCCAGCAGATCACTCAACGGGACGACCCGGTCGCGCAGTTCCCACATCGGTACGCCGAAGAGGGTGAACGCCATCCACGGAGCCAGATGGACCTCCACCCCGTGCATCCGGCCGTCGTGCTCGCCGACCGTCGCATCGGTCCGCAGGCCGTTGACCAGGGAGCTGTAGGCGGTCCCGGGGCCCGACCCGGCCCGGGACACCCGGACCGGGGCGGCGAAGTTGACGACCATCGTCACCAGCCCGTTCGGCACCTCGACGCGGCGCTGTGGCCGGTCCATGGCGACCAGGTACCCCCGGTAGCCCACCACTCCCCGGCCCAGCCGCGCGTCCGGCGCCTCACTGATCAGCCGCCACGTCCCGAAGGGGGTGATGCCCCCTGCCTGTTCCACGGGACGAGTCTCGGCCATGACGGCCGCGCTGGCTACGTCGGCCGCGTTCGGATACGCGGGTTGCGTCGGCTGCGTCCGCTACGTCCGCTACGGCGCCGGGCGCAGCGGGCGGATCCGGCAGCGGGCCGGGCCGGTGACCCGCAGGGTGATCCCGGCCGTGACCGGGATCTCGGTGTCCACCGCCTCGAACTCGTAGGCCCGCAGGGTCATCGCCAGGGCGATCACCGACTCCAGCATCGAGAAGTGCTGGCCGATGCACGCCCGGGGGCCACCGCCGAAGGGGAACCACGCGTAGCGCGGACGGGCCGCCTCCGCCTCCGGGGTGAACCGGTCCGGATCGAAGCGCTCCGGGTCGGGCCAGTGGTCCGGGTGCCGGTGGGTCACCCACGGCGCGAGGATCACCGTGGCCCCCGCCGGCACGGTGTGCCCGTCGATCTCGGTCTCGGCGACGGCCTGGCGCCCGATGACCGGCGCCGCCGGGTAGAGCCGCATCGCCTCCTTGAGCACCTGGGTGAGGTACGGCAGCCGTTCCAGGTCCTCGGCCCCGGGCGTACGGTCGCCCAGCACCCGGGAGATCTCCTCGCGCGCCCGGGTCTGCAGCTCGGGGTGCCGGGCGAGCAGGTGCAGGGCGAAGGACAGCGAGGTGGCCGTGGTCTCGTGCCCGGCGAGCAGGAAGATCAGCACCTGGTCGCGCAGCTCGTCGGCGTCGAAGGCGCCGTCGTCCGCGCTCCGGGCGGCGGCCAGCAGGGTCAGCAGGTCCTCGCCCTTGCGGCCCTCGCCGGTGCCGGTACCCGCATCCGCGCCGGGGTCCGCGCCGGGGTCGGGCGCCGCACGCCGCTCGGAGATGATCCGGTCGCACACCCCGTACAGCTCGTCCAGCGCGGCGGCCGCCCGGCGGTTGGCCGGGGTCGGCCAGGAACGCGGGATGTTGGCGGGCGAGTACCCGCGCCGCAGGACGTACTCCGTGATGACCGGAAAACACCGGTCCACGACATCGACGGTGGCCTCCACATCGGTGCCGAAGAGGATCCGGGCGACCGCGCGCAGGGCCAGGTGCATCATCTCGACCGAGACGTCGACCACCGAGTCGACGGCCTCCTGCCAGCTCTCCAGCGTCTGCGCGGTCTCGGCGGCCACCGCGGCGGCGTACCCGTCGACCCGGCGCCGGGTGAACAGCGGCTGGACCAGGCGACGTTGGCGCAGATAGTCC
This is a stretch of genomic DNA from Streptomyces sp. NBC_00536. It encodes these proteins:
- a CDS encoding helix-turn-helix domain-containing protein, whose translation is MEQAGGITPFGTWRLISEAPDARLGRGVVGYRGYLVAMDRPQRRVEVPNGLVTMVVNFAAPVRVSRAGSGPGTAYSSLVNGLRTDATVGEHDGRMHGVEVHLAPWMAFTLFGVPMWELRDRVVPLSDLLGPSAHVLEARLAREPGWPGRFALLDALLLERAAAGPAAAPQTAWAWDRLVESGGTVPLAALARGTGWSPRHLEQRFREQIGLSPKTAARVLRLQRALRMLAGGAAASVIASACGFYDQAHLHRDFRRMTGFAPGEFLVHRGNGARPVDRLPGQVTSALVDAQVR
- a CDS encoding cytochrome P450 codes for the protein MSVGTAASNAASRAGTPQLEGVPLLGSLFDLTSDSLGTYLRARHRHGDVVRISAGPPGLRAELHCVFSAEGAQQVLASESANFRKDNPFYQEIRDSFGNGLLTSQDEDYLRQRRLVQPLFTRRRVDGYAAAVAAETAQTLESWQEAVDSVVDVSVEMMHLALRAVARILFGTDVEATVDVVDRCFPVITEYVLRRGYSPANIPRSWPTPANRRAAAALDELYGVCDRIISERRAAPDPGADPGADAGTGTGEGRKGEDLLTLLAAARSADDGAFDADELRDQVLIFLLAGHETTATSLSFALHLLARHPELQTRAREEISRVLGDRTPGAEDLERLPYLTQVLKEAMRLYPAAPVIGRQAVAETEIDGHTVPAGATVILAPWVTHRHPDHWPDPERFDPDRFTPEAEAARPRYAWFPFGGGPRACIGQHFSMLESVIALAMTLRAYEFEAVDTEIPVTAGITLRVTGPARCRIRPLRPAP